One Streptomyces sp. RPA4-2 genomic window carries:
- a CDS encoding LacI family DNA-binding transcriptional regulator, translating into MTAAGKHQVSRADTTRRGGRPGRAGIRDVAAAAGVSITTVSDALNGKGRLPDATRRHVREVADRLGYRPSAAARTLRTGKSGLIGLTVTTYGDEPFTFTEFAYFAEMARAATSAALARGYALVILPATSRHDVWSNVALDGTVVIDPSDQDPVVSELVRQGLPVVSDGRPAGTLPVTAWVDNDHEAAVLGILDHLADAGARRIGLLTGTSTDTYTHLSTTAYLRWCERVGQDPVYEAYPAHDPCAGAVAADRLLARPDRPDAVYGLFDPNGTDLLAAARRYGLRVPDDLLLVCCSESTVYASTEPPITTLSLKPRRIGTAVVQLLIDAIEGVDSDQPVEQVIPTELIVRTSSERRSPRTTVSPPRSPEQG; encoded by the coding sequence ATGACAGCAGCAGGGAAGCACCAGGTGAGCCGGGCGGACACCACCCGCCGAGGCGGTCGACCGGGCCGGGCGGGTATCAGAGACGTGGCCGCGGCCGCAGGGGTCTCGATCACGACCGTGTCCGATGCCCTCAACGGCAAGGGCCGGCTCCCGGACGCCACCCGACGCCACGTCCGCGAAGTCGCCGACCGACTGGGATATCGCCCATCGGCCGCGGCCCGAACCCTCCGTACCGGAAAGTCAGGCCTCATCGGCCTGACGGTGACGACATACGGGGATGAACCTTTCACCTTCACAGAGTTCGCGTACTTCGCGGAGATGGCCAGAGCCGCCACCTCGGCCGCACTCGCCCGGGGCTACGCCCTGGTCATCCTCCCGGCGACCTCCCGCCACGACGTGTGGTCGAACGTCGCCCTGGACGGAACCGTGGTCATCGACCCCTCCGACCAGGACCCGGTCGTCAGTGAGCTCGTCCGCCAGGGCCTACCGGTCGTCTCCGACGGCCGCCCGGCGGGCACGCTCCCGGTCACCGCCTGGGTGGACAACGACCACGAGGCCGCGGTCCTCGGCATCCTCGACCATCTCGCGGACGCCGGCGCCCGCCGGATCGGCCTCCTGACCGGCACCTCCACGGACACCTACACCCACCTCTCCACCACCGCCTATCTGCGCTGGTGCGAGCGGGTCGGACAGGATCCGGTGTACGAGGCCTACCCCGCCCACGACCCGTGTGCGGGCGCCGTCGCGGCGGACCGCTTACTGGCCCGTCCCGACCGGCCCGACGCCGTCTACGGCCTCTTCGACCCGAACGGCACCGACCTGCTGGCCGCGGCCCGGCGCTACGGCCTGCGTGTACCGGACGACCTGCTGCTGGTCTGCTGCAGCGAGTCCACCGTCTACGCCAGCACCGAACCGCCCATCACCACGCTCTCGCTCAAACCGCGCCGGATCGGCACCGCCGTGGTCCAGCTCCTCATCGACGCCATCGAAGGGGTCGACTCGGACCAACCGGTCGAGCAGGTGATACCGACGGAACTGATCGTGCGGACGTCCTCCGAGCGGCGGTCGCCCCGCACGACGGTCAGCCCACCCCGGTCGCCCGAACAGGGGTGA
- the hisC gene encoding histidinol-phosphate transaminase, with translation MSETSPKLRAELEGIPTYKPGKPAAAGAVAYKLSSNENPYPPLPGVIESVTAAAASFNRYPDMACTGLMDELSERFAVPLAHLATGTGSVGVAQQLLQATCGPGDEVIYAWRSFEAYPIITQVSGATSVRVPLTPGEVHDLDAMADAITDRTRLIFVCNPNNPTGTVVRRAELERFLDRVPSDVLVVLDEAYREFIRDVEVPDGVAIYRDRPNVCVLRTFSKAYGLAGLRVGFAIAHEPVAAALRKTAVPFGVSQLAQDAAVASLRAEDELLGRVGSLVCERVRVVEALRDQGWTVPETQANFVWLRLGERTLDFAAVCEQAGVVVRPFAGEGVRVTIGETEANDIFLKVTEGFHKEL, from the coding sequence GTGAGCGAGACGAGCCCCAAGCTGCGTGCCGAGCTGGAGGGTATCCCCACCTACAAGCCCGGCAAGCCCGCCGCGGCCGGTGCGGTGGCGTACAAGCTGTCCTCGAACGAGAACCCCTACCCGCCCCTCCCCGGCGTCATTGAGAGCGTGACCGCGGCGGCGGCCTCGTTCAACCGTTACCCCGACATGGCGTGCACGGGCCTGATGGACGAGCTGTCGGAACGCTTCGCGGTCCCTCTCGCGCACCTGGCCACCGGCACCGGATCGGTCGGGGTCGCCCAGCAGTTGCTGCAGGCGACCTGCGGTCCCGGCGACGAGGTCATCTACGCCTGGCGGTCCTTCGAGGCGTACCCGATCATCACGCAGGTCAGCGGAGCCACCTCGGTGCGTGTGCCGCTGACACCGGGCGAGGTCCACGACCTGGACGCCATGGCCGACGCGATCACCGACAGGACCCGGCTGATCTTCGTCTGCAACCCGAACAACCCGACCGGCACCGTGGTGCGCCGGGCCGAGCTGGAGCGGTTCCTCGACCGGGTGCCCAGTGACGTGCTGGTGGTCCTGGACGAGGCCTACCGCGAGTTCATCCGTGACGTCGAGGTGCCGGACGGTGTGGCGATCTACCGTGACCGGCCGAATGTCTGTGTGCTGCGCACCTTCTCCAAGGCGTACGGGCTGGCGGGCCTCCGGGTCGGCTTCGCGATCGCCCATGAGCCGGTGGCGGCGGCACTGCGCAAGACGGCGGTGCCCTTCGGCGTGAGCCAGCTCGCCCAGGACGCGGCGGTCGCCTCGCTGCGCGCCGAGGACGAGTTGCTCGGCCGGGTCGGCTCGCTGGTGTGCGAGCGGGTCCGGGTGGTCGAGGCGCTCCGGGACCAGGGCTGGACGGTGCCCGAGACCCAGGCCAACTTCGTCTGGCTCAGGCTGGGGGAGCGCACGCTCGACTTCGCGGCCGTCTGTGAGCAGGCCGGGGTCGTCGTGCGGCCCTTCGCCGGCGAAGGGGTGCGCGTGACGATCGGCGAGACCGAGGCGAACGACATCTTCCTGAAGGTGACCGAGGGCTTCCACAAGGAGCTCTAG
- the cydB gene encoding cytochrome d ubiquinol oxidase subunit II — translation MELHDVWFVLIAVLWTGYFFLEGFDFGVGVLTGLLARDRTEKRVLINTIGPVWDGNEVWLLSAGGATFAAFPEWYATLFSGFYLPLLLILVCLIVRGVAFEYRAKRPEENWQRNWETAIFWTSLIPAFLWGVAFGNIVHGVKIDKSFEYVGTLGDLFNPYAILGGLVTLSLFTFHGTVFVGLKTVGDIRERARGLSLQVGPVAAVLALVFLSWTQVDNGDGRSLTAMIVAVVALVAALVAARAGREGWAFALSGLTIVAAVAMLFLTLFPNVMPSSLNEDWSLTVTNASSSPYTLKIMTWCAGIATPIVLLYQGWTYWVFRKRIGTHHIAADISH, via the coding sequence ATGGAACTTCACGACGTCTGGTTCGTCCTCATCGCGGTCCTGTGGACCGGCTACTTCTTCCTGGAGGGCTTCGACTTCGGGGTCGGCGTCCTCACCGGGCTGCTGGCCCGTGACCGCACCGAGAAGCGCGTCCTCATCAACACCATCGGCCCCGTCTGGGACGGCAACGAGGTGTGGCTGCTCTCCGCGGGCGGTGCGACCTTCGCCGCCTTCCCCGAGTGGTACGCCACGCTCTTCTCCGGCTTCTATCTGCCGCTGCTGCTCATCCTGGTCTGTCTGATCGTGCGCGGTGTCGCCTTCGAGTACCGCGCGAAGCGGCCCGAGGAGAACTGGCAGCGCAACTGGGAGACGGCGATCTTCTGGACCTCGCTGATCCCCGCGTTCCTGTGGGGCGTGGCCTTCGGCAACATCGTCCACGGAGTGAAGATCGACAAGAGCTTCGAGTACGTGGGCACTCTCGGTGACCTGTTCAACCCGTACGCGATCCTCGGTGGTCTGGTCACCCTGTCACTGTTCACCTTCCACGGGACCGTCTTCGTCGGGCTCAAGACGGTGGGGGACATCAGGGAGCGGGCTCGTGGGCTCTCACTCCAGGTCGGCCCGGTCGCCGCGGTGCTGGCGCTCGTCTTCCTGAGCTGGACCCAGGTGGACAACGGTGACGGCAGGTCCCTGACCGCGATGATCGTGGCCGTGGTCGCTCTGGTCGCCGCCCTGGTGGCGGCGCGCGCGGGGCGGGAGGGCTGGGCGTTCGCCCTGTCGGGGCTCACCATCGTGGCCGCCGTCGCGATGCTCTTCCTGACGCTCTTCCCGAACGTCATGCCGTCCTCGCTCAATGAGGACTGGAGCCTGACGGTCACGAACGCCTCGTCGAGCCCGTACACCCTGAAGATCATGACCTGGTGCGCCGGGATCGCCACACCGATCGTCCTGCTCTACCAGGGCTGGACCTACTGGGTGTTCCGCAAGCGGATCGGCACACATCACATCGCCGCGGATATCTCGCACTGA
- a CDS encoding cytochrome ubiquinol oxidase subunit I: MELALAPETLARWQFGITTVYHFLFVPLTISLAALTAILETAWVRTGKEHYLRATKFWGKLFLINIAMGVVTGIVQEFQFGMNWSDYSRFVGDVFGAPLAFEALIAFFFESTFIGLWIFGWDKLPKKIHLACIWMVSIGTVLSAYFIMAANSFMQHPVGYRLVKKADGSMRAELTDFPRVLFQETALVNFWHVISASILVGGAFMTGIAVFHLRKKRHIRTMRMSLRLGLVTALVGTLLTVVSADTLGKVMYEQQPMKMSAAEALWDSQQPAPFSLFAYGDVAKGHNTVAIEIPGVLSFLAKNDLNAKIPGINDINKAEQEKFGPGDYRPNIPTAYWAYRWMIGFGGVSMALCTAGLWLTRRKLWLAPEHRTGDEEVPKLMLTKSMELTPRLGDWWWRLSQWTLIFPLIGISWGWIFTETGRQPWVVYGLLRTRDAVSPGVSQGEVLTSLIVFTLIYAVLAVIEVKLMLKYVRQGPPELTEADLNPPTRIGGDSHDADKPMAFSY; the protein is encoded by the coding sequence GTGGAATTGGCTTTGGCGCCGGAGACCCTGGCGCGATGGCAGTTCGGCATCACCACCGTCTACCACTTCCTCTTCGTCCCTCTGACGATCTCGCTCGCCGCTCTCACGGCGATCCTGGAGACCGCCTGGGTGCGGACGGGCAAGGAGCACTACCTCAGGGCGACCAAGTTCTGGGGCAAGCTGTTCCTGATCAATATCGCCATGGGTGTCGTCACCGGCATCGTGCAGGAGTTCCAGTTCGGCATGAACTGGTCGGACTACTCGCGCTTCGTCGGCGACGTCTTCGGTGCCCCGCTGGCCTTCGAGGCCCTGATCGCCTTCTTCTTCGAGTCCACCTTCATCGGGCTGTGGATCTTCGGCTGGGACAAGCTGCCGAAGAAGATCCACCTCGCCTGTATCTGGATGGTCTCCATAGGCACCGTCCTGTCGGCGTACTTCATCATGGCCGCCAACTCCTTCATGCAGCATCCGGTCGGCTACCGGCTCGTGAAGAAGGCGGACGGTTCGATGCGGGCCGAACTCACGGACTTTCCCAGGGTGCTCTTCCAGGAGACGGCGCTCGTCAACTTCTGGCACGTCATCAGCGCCTCCATCCTGGTCGGCGGCGCCTTCATGACCGGTATCGCGGTCTTCCACCTCCGCAAGAAGCGGCACATCCGCACCATGCGGATGTCGCTGCGGCTCGGTCTGGTCACCGCTCTCGTCGGCACGCTCCTCACCGTCGTCAGCGCCGACACCCTCGGCAAGGTGATGTACGAGCAACAGCCGATGAAGATGTCGGCGGCCGAGGCCCTCTGGGACTCGCAGCAGCCCGCGCCCTTCTCGCTCTTCGCGTACGGCGATGTCGCCAAGGGCCACAACACGGTCGCCATCGAGATACCGGGAGTCCTTTCCTTCCTCGCGAAGAACGACCTCAACGCCAAGATCCCCGGCATCAACGACATCAACAAGGCCGAGCAGGAGAAGTTCGGACCCGGCGACTACCGCCCCAACATCCCCACCGCCTACTGGGCGTACCGCTGGATGATCGGCTTCGGAGGGGTCTCGATGGCCCTGTGCACGGCCGGCCTCTGGCTGACCAGGCGGAAGCTCTGGCTGGCGCCGGAACACCGCACCGGGGACGAGGAGGTGCCGAAGCTCATGCTCACCAAGAGCATGGAGCTGACACCGAGGCTGGGCGACTGGTGGTGGCGGCTGTCCCAGTGGACGCTGATCTTCCCGCTCATCGGTATCTCCTGGGGCTGGATCTTCACCGAGACGGGGCGTCAGCCCTGGGTGGTCTACGGCCTGCTGAGGACCAGGGACGCGGTGTCGCCGGGAGTCTCCCAGGGCGAGGTGCTGACCTCGCTGATCGTGTTCACCCTCATCTACGCGGTCCTCGCCGTCATCGAGGTGAAGCTGATGCTCAAGTACGTCAGGCAGGGGCCGCCCGAGCTCACCGAGGCCGACCTCAACCCGCCCACCAGGATCGGCGGCGACTCCCATGACGCCGACAAGCCGATGGCCTTCTCCTACTAG
- the cydD gene encoding thiol reductant ABC exporter subunit CydD has translation MKPIDPRLLRYARATRVFLLTVVGLGAVGAALVIAQAMLIAEVVVGAFQHGHSAPELRTPLLLLVVVALGRALVAWLTELAAHRASAAVKSELRGRLLERAAALGPGWLGGQRTGSLVALATRGVDALDDYFSRYLPQLGLAIVVPVAVLARIVTEDWVSAAIIVVTLPLIPVFMVLIGWATRARMDRQWRLLSRLSGHFLDVVAGLPTLKVFGRAKAQAESIRRITGEYRQATMRTLQIAFLSSFALELLATISVALVAVTIGMRLVHGDMDLYVGIVILVLAPEAYLPLRQVGAQYHAAAEGLAAAEEIFAVLETPLPAGGSLPVPEGEITFDAVTVRYPGRSGDAVRDVSFVVAQGETVALVGPSGVGKSTLLNVLLGFVEPTAGRVRVGGADLAGCDVAEWRSRVAWVPQRPHLFAGSIVENVRLARPDADDAAVRRALADAGALEFVDALSDGARTMLGEDGSGLSAGQRQRLALARAFLADRPVLLLDEPTASLDGTTEAEVVSAVRRLAVGRTVLLVVHRPALLGVADRVVRLEPGAPTTAAGPAPAGTTTRPRPAEPEGVPAVAPEESLAVSRGRGDVLARTRAMAGPRSGRFALALLLASLALASAVGLMATSGWLISRASQQPPVMYLMLAVTATRAFGIGRAVFRYAERLVSHDAVLRMLADTRVAVYRRLERLAPAGLRTTRRGDLLSRLVADVDALQDYWLRWLLPAGAAVLVSTASVGFTAWLLPEAGAALAAGLLAAGAGVPLVTGAVARRAQRRLAPARGILATRVTDLLTGTAELTVAGALAARTAEARRADTVLTRIASRSATATALGDGLTALATGLTVATTAFVGAQAVASGRLSGVAMAVVVLTPLAAFEAVLGMPLAVQHRQRVRESAGRVYEILDAPDPVREPERPLPAPGSPFPLRVLGLTARHPGQDRDALAGLDLTLERGRRIAVVGPSGSGKTTLAQVLLRFLDAEAGTYTLDGTDAYGMDGDDVRRLVGLCAQDAHLFDSSVRENLLLARKTATETELRDALARARLLEWTDDLPDGLDTLIGEHGARLSGGQRQRLALARALLADFPVLVLDEPAEHLDLPTADALTADLLAATEGRTTLLITHRLAGLEAVDEVIVLAHGRVAQRGAYAELSVVEGPLREMVEREAAGDLLAGAVTSPAGSDPGPVGRRDAVGSVPDFR, from the coding sequence GTGAAACCAATCGATCCGCGTCTGCTGCGGTACGCCCGTGCCACCCGCGTCTTCCTGCTGACGGTCGTGGGGCTGGGCGCGGTCGGAGCGGCGCTGGTCATTGCCCAGGCGATGCTCATCGCCGAAGTCGTGGTCGGCGCCTTCCAGCACGGTCACTCGGCTCCGGAGCTTCGCACCCCCCTGCTCCTGCTGGTCGTGGTCGCCTTGGGGCGGGCACTCGTCGCATGGCTCACCGAACTCGCCGCGCACCGGGCAAGCGCGGCGGTCAAGTCGGAACTGCGGGGACGGCTGCTGGAGCGGGCCGCCGCACTCGGTCCCGGATGGCTGGGCGGACAGCGCACCGGGTCGCTGGTCGCCCTCGCCACGCGGGGAGTGGACGCGCTCGACGACTACTTCTCGCGCTACCTCCCGCAGTTGGGCCTCGCGATCGTGGTGCCCGTGGCGGTGCTCGCGCGGATCGTCACCGAAGACTGGGTGTCGGCGGCGATCATCGTCGTCACCCTTCCGCTCATCCCTGTCTTCATGGTCCTGATCGGATGGGCCACGAGGGCGCGGATGGACCGTCAGTGGCGGCTGCTGTCACGGCTTTCGGGGCACTTCCTGGACGTGGTCGCCGGACTGCCCACGCTCAAGGTCTTCGGCAGGGCCAAGGCCCAGGCCGAGTCGATCCGGCGGATCACCGGCGAGTACCGCCAGGCGACCATGCGGACCCTGCAGATCGCCTTCCTGTCCTCCTTCGCGCTGGAACTGCTCGCCACGATCTCGGTCGCGCTGGTCGCCGTGACCATCGGGATGCGGCTCGTCCACGGCGACATGGATCTGTACGTGGGGATCGTCATCCTCGTCCTCGCGCCCGAGGCCTACCTGCCGCTGCGCCAGGTGGGGGCGCAGTACCACGCCGCCGCCGAGGGGCTCGCCGCGGCCGAGGAGATCTTCGCGGTGCTGGAGACCCCGTTGCCGGCCGGCGGCTCGCTTCCCGTGCCGGAAGGCGAGATCACTTTCGACGCGGTGACGGTCCGCTATCCGGGACGCTCCGGGGACGCGGTCCGCGATGTCTCCTTCGTGGTCGCGCAGGGCGAGACGGTGGCACTCGTCGGACCGAGCGGCGTGGGCAAGTCGACCCTGCTGAACGTCCTGCTCGGGTTCGTGGAACCCACCGCGGGCCGGGTGCGGGTCGGGGGAGCCGATCTCGCGGGATGTGATGTGGCGGAGTGGCGCTCACGGGTGGCCTGGGTGCCGCAGCGGCCGCACCTCTTCGCCGGTTCGATCGTGGAGAACGTGCGGCTGGCACGCCCCGACGCCGACGACGCGGCGGTACGGCGGGCGCTGGCCGACGCGGGGGCGCTGGAGTTCGTGGACGCGCTGTCCGACGGAGCCCGCACGATGCTCGGCGAGGACGGCAGTGGTCTCTCCGCCGGGCAGCGCCAACGCCTGGCCCTGGCCCGGGCGTTCCTCGCGGACCGGCCGGTGCTGCTTCTCGACGAGCCGACGGCCTCGCTCGACGGCACGACGGAGGCGGAGGTCGTGTCGGCGGTGCGCAGGCTTGCCGTCGGGCGGACGGTCCTGCTGGTCGTGCACCGGCCCGCTCTGCTGGGGGTGGCGGACCGGGTGGTGCGGCTTGAGCCCGGGGCCCCGACCACGGCGGCCGGTCCCGCACCCGCCGGGACCACGACGCGGCCCCGTCCGGCCGAGCCGGAGGGTGTGCCCGCGGTCGCCCCGGAAGAGTCCCTCGCGGTATCCAGGGGACGCGGCGACGTCCTCGCCCGGACTCGTGCCATGGCCGGTCCCCGCAGCGGTCGCTTCGCGCTCGCGCTCCTGCTCGCCAGTCTCGCGCTCGCCAGCGCCGTCGGCCTGATGGCCACCTCGGGATGGCTCATCTCGCGGGCGTCCCAGCAGCCGCCGGTCATGTATCTGATGCTGGCGGTGACGGCCACGCGGGCGTTCGGGATCGGCCGTGCCGTCTTCCGCTACGCCGAGCGGCTCGTGTCGCACGACGCGGTGCTGCGGATGCTGGCCGACACCCGCGTCGCCGTCTACCGGCGCCTGGAGCGTCTCGCGCCGGCAGGACTGCGCACGACCCGGCGGGGGGATCTGCTCTCGCGGCTCGTCGCCGACGTGGACGCGCTGCAGGACTACTGGCTGCGGTGGCTGCTGCCCGCCGGGGCGGCGGTCCTGGTGTCCACCGCCTCCGTCGGCTTCACCGCATGGCTGCTGCCCGAGGCCGGAGCCGCCCTCGCGGCCGGACTGCTGGCGGCCGGGGCCGGCGTGCCGCTCGTGACCGGGGCCGTCGCGCGCCGCGCGCAGCGGCGGCTGGCCCCCGCCCGCGGCATCCTGGCGACCCGCGTCACCGATCTGCTCACCGGCACGGCCGAATTGACGGTCGCGGGCGCGCTGGCAGCCCGCACCGCCGAGGCCCGGCGGGCCGACACCGTGCTGACCCGCATCGCCTCCCGGTCCGCCACCGCGACCGCGCTCGGCGACGGACTCACCGCACTGGCCACCGGCCTGACCGTCGCCACGACCGCTTTCGTGGGCGCCCAGGCGGTCGCGAGCGGGCGGCTGAGCGGCGTGGCGATGGCCGTGGTCGTCCTCACCCCGCTGGCCGCGTTCGAGGCCGTTCTGGGGATGCCGCTCGCCGTCCAGCACCGGCAGCGGGTGCGGGAGAGCGCGGGACGCGTGTACGAGATCCTGGACGCCCCCGACCCCGTACGCGAACCCGAGCGGCCGCTCCCTGCGCCCGGTTCGCCCTTCCCGCTGCGGGTGCTCGGACTCACGGCCCGTCACCCCGGACAGGACCGGGACGCGCTCGCCGGCCTCGACCTGACCCTCGAACGGGGCCGCAGGATCGCCGTCGTGGGCCCCTCCGGCTCCGGCAAGACCACACTGGCACAGGTGCTGCTGCGCTTCCTGGACGCGGAGGCGGGGACGTACACGCTGGACGGCACCGACGCATACGGCATGGACGGCGACGACGTACGCCGGCTGGTCGGGCTCTGCGCCCAGGACGCGCACCTCTTCGACAGCAGCGTGCGGGAGAACCTGCTGCTGGCCAGGAAGACCGCCACGGAGACCGAGCTGCGCGACGCGCTCGCCCGAGCCCGGCTCCTGGAGTGGACGGACGATCTGCCCGACGGACTCGACACACTGATCGGCGAGCACGGAGCGCGGCTGTCCGGCGGTCAGCGCCAGCGGCTGGCACTCGCCCGGGCGCTGCTCGCCGACTTCCCCGTCCTCGTCCTGGACGAGCCCGCGGAACATCTCGACCTGCCGACGGCCGACGCGCTCACCGCGGACCTGCTGGCCGCGACCGAGGGCCGTACGACGTTGCTGATCACCCACCGTCTGGCCGGGCTGGAAGCGGTGGACGAGGTGATCGTGCTGGCACACGGCCGGGTGGCGCAGCGGGGTGCGTACGCCGAGTTGTCCGTGGTGGAGGGTCCGCTGCGGGAGATGGTGGAGCGGGAGGCTGCGGGGGACCTGCTCGCCGGAGCGGTGACGAGTCCGGCCGGGTCCGACCCCGGACCCGTGGGTAGGCGCGACGCCGTGGGCTCCGTACCCGACTTTCGGTAG